From a single Micromonospora sp. WMMD1102 genomic region:
- a CDS encoding VWA domain-containing protein, whose translation MAARPEGAARPEPTGTPPASAGTQPASADTQPAPASKQPEPVGTHAEPAGTPPEPDRPHRGVSLPGQPGPILRHAQGVLIGDHGRQRNVFRVNLPRSVRIALLSTLALVVLVGAGVLTVTWVLPQFAPTYKTEFLIDTTAAGTAEGVATIADSLRKVVDNSGDSDALALRRFGGECGAQDNTSQLVGFGTGNRQEITDAVGNIGQGAQATLQRGIVEAVADFSKPFARRAKQVNRIIVVTRNGTDACDSDTAFVQQQISSRIRAAGLAIEFRMIGYQVRDDQQEQLTQLATGTGAPEPMFVDTPGQLDAALDWFTNIEPVLRNAKEIVDILNPAVEQVNSAVAAVGTGRLDTAERTLDRARAAIASTDTEFEDLQGRAKNATARDIHARASRLRAQQQRVVKSADDLVGTARSGTPLGPKHAAFERVATDYNNEVKAMNEALAALRAKAPRSTR comes from the coding sequence CCGACCGGCACCCCACCCGCATCCGCCGGCACCCAACCCGCATCCGCCGATACGCAGCCCGCACCCGCCAGCAAGCAGCCCGAGCCCGTCGGCACGCACGCCGAGCCGGCAGGCACGCCGCCGGAGCCGGACAGGCCGCACCGGGGGGTCAGCCTGCCGGGGCAGCCGGGCCCGATCCTGCGGCACGCCCAGGGAGTGCTGATCGGCGACCACGGCCGGCAGCGCAACGTGTTCCGGGTGAACCTGCCCCGCAGCGTCCGGATAGCCCTGCTGAGCACCCTGGCGCTTGTCGTCCTCGTCGGTGCCGGTGTGCTCACCGTGACCTGGGTGCTCCCGCAGTTCGCGCCGACCTACAAGACCGAGTTCCTGATCGACACGACCGCGGCCGGCACCGCCGAGGGCGTCGCCACCATCGCCGACTCGCTCAGGAAGGTGGTCGACAACTCCGGTGACAGCGACGCGCTGGCGCTGCGCCGCTTCGGTGGCGAGTGCGGCGCGCAGGACAACACCAGCCAACTAGTCGGCTTCGGCACCGGCAACCGGCAGGAGATCACCGACGCGGTCGGCAACATCGGCCAGGGCGCCCAGGCGACGCTGCAACGCGGCATCGTCGAGGCCGTCGCCGACTTCTCCAAGCCCTTCGCCCGGCGGGCCAAGCAGGTCAACCGGATCATCGTGGTGACCCGCAACGGCACCGACGCCTGTGACAGCGACACCGCGTTCGTCCAGCAGCAGATCAGCAGCCGGATCCGGGCCGCCGGCCTGGCCATCGAGTTCCGGATGATCGGCTACCAGGTGCGTGACGACCAGCAGGAGCAGCTCACCCAACTCGCCACCGGCACCGGCGCCCCGGAGCCGATGTTCGTCGACACCCCCGGGCAACTGGACGCGGCCCTGGACTGGTTCACCAACATCGAACCGGTGCTCCGCAACGCCAAGGAGATCGTCGACATCCTCAACCCCGCCGTCGAGCAGGTAAACAGCGCGGTGGCGGCGGTCGGCACCGGACGGCTCGACACGGCCGAGCGCACCCTGGACCGGGCCCGCGCCGCCATCGCGAGCACCGACACCGAGTTCGAGGACCTCCAGGGTCGGGCCAAGAACGCGACGGCCCGGGACATCCACGCCCGGGCGTCCCGGCTTCGCGCCCAGCAGCAACGGGTGGTGAAATCCGCCGACGACCTGGTCGGCACCGCCCGGTCCGGCACACCGCTGGGGCCGAAACACGCCGCCTTCGAGCGGGTCGCCACGGACTACAACAACGAGGTGAAGGCGATGAACGAGGCACTGGCCGCGCTCCGCGCCAAGGCACCGAGGAGTACCCGATGA
- a CDS encoding deoxyguanosinetriphosphate triphosphohydrolase, which produces MLSQPDAERRVAEPAKDSGYGRSPYQRDRARVLHSAAFRRLAAKTQVHTAGTDDFLRTRLTHSLEVAQIAREMGGRLGCDPDIVDVAGLAHDLGHPPFGHNGEAALDVLTADCGGFEGNAQTLRVLTRLEAKVYGPDGTSAGLNLTRAALDAVCKYPWPRRPGQRKFGVYADDADTFDWLRRGAPDGDVRCLEAQVMDWADDVAYSVHDVEDGIHGGYLRLRLTQLRGDPDERAALCADVAGRYSTESADYLAEVLSGLLADPVLAPLREYDGSHRALAALKASTSVLTGRFVAAAVEATERRHGTGPLCRYAAELVVPRRIRAECALLKGMALRYVMRRPGALQWYERQREILTELVTALLNRAPDALDPVFAPLWKAAPDDAARLRVVVDQVASLTDPAAVAWHQRLGSGPR; this is translated from the coding sequence GTGCTCAGCCAGCCCGACGCGGAGCGCCGGGTGGCCGAGCCGGCGAAGGACAGCGGCTACGGGCGGAGCCCGTACCAGCGGGATCGTGCCCGGGTGCTGCACTCGGCGGCGTTCCGGCGGCTGGCCGCCAAGACCCAGGTGCACACCGCCGGCACCGACGACTTCCTCCGGACCCGGCTCACCCACTCGCTGGAGGTCGCCCAGATCGCCCGCGAGATGGGCGGCCGGCTCGGCTGCGACCCCGACATCGTGGACGTGGCCGGGCTGGCGCACGACCTCGGGCACCCGCCGTTCGGGCACAACGGCGAGGCCGCGCTCGACGTGCTCACCGCCGACTGCGGCGGCTTCGAGGGCAACGCGCAGACACTGCGGGTACTGACCCGGCTGGAAGCCAAGGTGTACGGCCCGGACGGCACCTCCGCCGGGCTCAACCTGACCCGGGCCGCCCTGGACGCCGTCTGCAAGTACCCGTGGCCACGCCGCCCGGGGCAGCGCAAGTTCGGGGTGTACGCCGACGACGCCGACACCTTCGACTGGCTGCGCCGGGGCGCCCCGGACGGCGACGTACGCTGCCTGGAGGCCCAGGTGATGGACTGGGCCGACGACGTGGCGTACTCGGTGCACGACGTGGAGGACGGCATCCACGGCGGCTACCTGCGGCTGCGCCTGACCCAGTTGCGGGGCGACCCGGACGAGCGGGCCGCGCTCTGCGCCGACGTCGCCGGGCGGTACTCGACCGAGTCGGCGGACTACCTGGCCGAGGTGCTGTCCGGGCTGCTCGCCGACCCGGTGCTCGCCCCGCTGCGCGAGTACGACGGCAGTCACCGGGCGCTGGCCGCGTTGAAGGCGAGCACAAGCGTGCTGACCGGGCGCTTCGTGGCGGCGGCGGTCGAGGCGACCGAGCGGCGGCACGGCACCGGCCCGCTGTGCCGGTACGCCGCCGAACTCGTCGTACCCCGGCGGATCCGCGCCGAGTGTGCGCTGCTCAAGGGGATGGCGCTGCGCTACGTGATGCGGCGTCCCGGCGCCCTCCAGTGGTACGAGCGGCAGCGGGAGATCCTGACCGAGCTGGTGACGGCGCTGCTGAACCGGGCGCCGGACGCGCTCGACCCGGTCTTCGCGCCACTGTGGAAGGCGGCGCCGGACGACGCCGCCCGGCTGCGGGTGGTGGTCGACCAGGTCGCCTCGCTCACCGACCCGGCGGCGGTCGCCTGGCACCAACGGCTCGGCTCCGGCCCCCGTTGA
- a CDS encoding VOC family protein has product MGSVWENLVVDAADPARLARWWAEALGYQIVNELPDEVEIRRTPETLPGLVFVPVPEGKETKNRLHIDLRPADQEAEVERLVNMGARHVDVGQMPDEGWTVLADPEGNEFCVLAQRS; this is encoded by the coding sequence ATGGGCAGCGTGTGGGAGAACCTGGTGGTCGACGCGGCCGATCCGGCCCGGCTCGCGCGCTGGTGGGCCGAGGCGCTCGGCTACCAGATCGTCAACGAGCTGCCGGACGAGGTCGAGATCCGCCGGACCCCGGAGACGCTGCCCGGCCTGGTCTTCGTGCCGGTGCCGGAGGGCAAGGAGACGAAGAACCGGCTGCACATCGACCTGCGCCCGGCCGACCAGGAGGCCGAGGTCGAGCGGCTGGTCAACATGGGCGCCCGGCACGTCGACGTCGGGCAGATGCCGGACGAGGGCTGGACGGTGCTGGCCGACCCGGAGGGCAACGAGTTCTGCGTACTCGCCCAGCGGAGTTGA
- a CDS encoding roadblock/LC7 domain-containing protein, with the protein MNTDAALLAELHRLRRAVPEISGALLAAVDGLLVAGDLPGTDPHHVAALSAANLGIGDRFAHLVGDGPLRESVVRGADGCVVVYPAGENGILTVLVHPAADLARLHAEARPAAQRLGALWDALREPTVATAIPPATDPDAPLATRTPMAALPAGLWSSPGGRRSPGRQ; encoded by the coding sequence GTGAACACTGATGCCGCCCTGCTGGCCGAACTGCACCGGTTGCGGCGCGCCGTGCCGGAGATATCGGGTGCCCTGCTGGCTGCCGTGGACGGGCTGCTCGTCGCCGGCGACCTGCCCGGAACAGATCCACATCACGTCGCCGCCCTCTCGGCCGCCAACCTCGGCATCGGTGACCGCTTCGCCCACCTGGTCGGGGACGGGCCGCTGCGGGAGTCGGTGGTCCGGGGCGCCGACGGCTGTGTGGTCGTCTATCCGGCCGGCGAGAACGGGATCCTGACCGTCCTCGTCCACCCGGCCGCCGACCTGGCGCGGCTGCACGCCGAGGCCCGGCCGGCCGCCCAGCGACTCGGCGCGCTCTGGGACGCCCTCCGAGAGCCGACCGTGGCGACCGCGATCCCGCCGGCCACCGACCCGGACGCACCCCTGGCCACCCGTACTCCGATGGCCGCGCTTCCCGCCGGCCTCTGGTCCTCCCCCGGCGGCCGGCGCTCCCCCGGCCGGCAGTAG
- a CDS encoding DUF5753 domain-containing protein yields the protein MTLGLRLLSLRATVAVDPDQLGRPGERVQPKLGHMESGRYQQFPDDIAAVLRACGAQQPAIDRLTTLAGRADSRSWWAPWANVVPDWFRTYVGLEGLADGAFVFESMVIPGLLQTEAYAQALTLGTGFVRPDHAERFVSFRQARARRLTDEDSPLTLHAVIGEAALRLRVNGDETRRAQLVHLVTMSELPNVTVQVLRPEDGPHAAGAIGKFVVLEFGHVRPIAYSELLDGAMYVQDPDGVRTYSMVGDNLRQVALSPADSRALIRELAGAE from the coding sequence GTGACCCTCGGCCTTCGGCTGTTATCGCTGCGGGCCACCGTGGCGGTCGATCCAGATCAGCTCGGCCGGCCGGGCGAACGCGTGCAGCCGAAGCTCGGTCACATGGAGAGCGGTCGTTACCAGCAGTTTCCCGACGACATCGCCGCCGTGCTGCGCGCCTGCGGCGCCCAGCAGCCGGCCATCGACCGACTCACCACACTCGCCGGCCGCGCCGACTCTCGATCGTGGTGGGCACCCTGGGCCAACGTCGTACCCGACTGGTTCCGGACGTACGTCGGCCTCGAAGGTCTCGCCGACGGCGCGTTCGTCTTCGAGTCCATGGTGATCCCCGGCCTGTTGCAGACCGAGGCGTACGCCCAAGCGCTGACCCTGGGCACCGGATTCGTTCGACCCGACCACGCCGAACGGTTCGTGTCGTTCCGGCAGGCACGGGCGCGGCGGCTCACCGACGAGGACAGCCCGCTGACCCTGCACGCGGTGATCGGCGAGGCGGCGCTACGGCTGCGCGTCAACGGCGACGAGACCCGGCGTGCCCAGCTCGTCCACCTGGTCACCATGTCCGAACTTCCGAACGTCACCGTCCAGGTTCTCCGTCCCGAGGACGGCCCGCACGCAGCAGGCGCGATCGGCAAGTTCGTTGTGCTGGAGTTCGGTCACGTCCGACCCATCGCCTACTCCGAACTACTGGACGGGGCGATGTACGTGCAGGATCCGGACGGCGTGCGGACCTATAGCATGGTGGGAGACAACCTGCGCCAGGTCGCGCTCTCGCCGGCAGACTCGCGCGCCCTGATCCGGGAGCTGGCCGGCGCGGAATAG
- a CDS encoding DUF397 domain-containing protein, with amino-acid sequence MSSPDLSTARWFKSSRSTNNGDCVECAILPAHVAVRDSKDQGGPVLLISPAQWSTFVRAAATDSLPSC; translated from the coding sequence GTGTCCAGCCCCGATCTGAGCACCGCCCGCTGGTTCAAGAGCAGCCGCAGCACCAATAACGGCGACTGTGTCGAGTGCGCGATCCTCCCCGCCCACGTCGCCGTACGCGACAGCAAGGACCAGGGCGGGCCGGTGCTCCTCATTTCCCCGGCTCAGTGGTCCACCTTCGTCCGCGCCGCTGCCACCGACTCCCTTCCAAGCTGCTGA
- a CDS encoding restriction endonuclease: MAVPDFQTIMRPALAALEGGKPRSLSEIRASVADALEVDEDDQAQLLPSGKQTTYSNRIAWALTHMTKAGLVSRPARAQYALTPRGEEVLAKNPQRVDMTLLFTFPEYQAFRTPKTSSPDDPADPADEAITASEISPSEAVGQLVRAADAAVASELLERVLAQPPAFLERLALRLLQAMGYGGRESLTEHTGKPGDAGLNGLVRQDALGLELVGVQAKRYDKSATVNRPEIQAFVGALQGAQTSRGVFVTTGRYSPGARQFAESVAMRLVLIDGLELTRLMVRYNVGTSVRETFDLKQVDEEFFEE; the protein is encoded by the coding sequence GTGGCTGTTCCTGACTTTCAAACGATCATGCGCCCTGCGCTGGCAGCTCTCGAGGGCGGGAAGCCGCGCTCCCTATCGGAGATCCGAGCGTCGGTCGCTGATGCGCTCGAAGTTGACGAGGACGATCAGGCGCAGTTGCTGCCGAGTGGTAAGCAGACAACCTACTCCAACCGCATCGCGTGGGCGCTCACGCACATGACGAAGGCCGGCCTTGTGTCCAGACCGGCACGGGCACAGTACGCACTCACTCCACGTGGTGAGGAGGTTCTGGCGAAGAATCCTCAGCGGGTCGACATGACGCTGCTCTTTACCTTTCCCGAGTACCAAGCCTTCCGGACACCAAAGACATCCTCTCCGGACGATCCCGCTGATCCGGCTGACGAGGCGATTACCGCCAGTGAGATCTCACCTAGCGAGGCAGTTGGGCAACTGGTTCGGGCGGCAGACGCCGCAGTCGCCAGTGAGCTACTTGAACGGGTGCTTGCCCAGCCGCCAGCCTTCCTCGAGCGCCTCGCGCTGCGGCTCTTGCAGGCAATGGGCTACGGCGGGCGCGAGTCTTTGACCGAGCACACCGGGAAGCCCGGCGATGCAGGGCTGAATGGACTCGTTCGCCAGGACGCCCTCGGGTTGGAGTTGGTGGGCGTGCAGGCGAAGCGATATGACAAGAGCGCGACGGTGAACCGACCCGAGATTCAGGCTTTTGTGGGCGCCCTCCAGGGCGCGCAGACAAGTCGCGGGGTTTTCGTTACCACCGGACGATACAGCCCGGGGGCACGACAGTTCGCCGAGAGTGTCGCGATGCGCCTCGTGCTGATCGATGGTCTTGAGCTGACCAGGCTCATGGTCAGGTATAACGTCGGTACGTCCGTCCGCGAGACCTTCGACCTCAAGCAGGTCGATGAGGAATTCTTCGAGGAGTAG
- the ppdK gene encoding pyruvate, phosphate dikinase translates to MTAQQTAGQKYVYDFTEGNKDLKDLLGGKGANLAEMTNLGLPVPPGFTISTEACQAYLSTGDQPDGLADEIDAHLAALEQTMGKRLGDPADPLLVSVRSGAKFSMPGMMETVLNVGLNDASVAGLAAQAGGNERFAWDSYRRLIQMFGKTVCDVPGEDFEHALDDAKRARGTEDDLDLDADDLRALVDTYKTIFRKHTGRDFPQPPREQLALAVNAVFASWNAERAVLYRRQERIPADLGTAVNVVAMVFGNLGPDSGTGVAFTRDPASGSQGIYGDYLANAQGEDVVAGIRNTVPLQQLEELNKPAYDELLAIMAKLEEHYRDLCDIEFTIERGKLWMLQTRVGKRTAAAAFVIAAQLVDEGLIDLDEALHRVNGAQLAQLMFPRFRLDDDPTPLARGIGASPGAAVGQVVFEGKRAVELAEAGEDVILVRRETNPDDLPGMIASRGILTSRGGKTSHAAVVARGMGKTCVCGADALDVDVRARKFTVHGQTVAEGDVVSIDGTTGKVYLGEVPVWPSEVVRYFEGSVDGETTEDPLVAAVHRIMAHADAKRRLGVRANADTGEDAARARRFGAEGIGLCRTEHMFLGDRRALVERLILARTDDERRAALAELLPLQRADFVEVLRAMDGQPVTVRLIDPPLHEFLPSLEELAVHVAVAHERGEDAARDEALLSAVRRMHEQNPMLGLRGVRLGLVIPGLFAMQVRAIVEAAVQLARAGGSPKPEIMVPLVGAVQELETVRTEAEKIIAEVTREQAVEVLIGTMIEVPRAALTAGQIAEAAEFFSFGTNDLTQMGWGFSRDDVEGAFFWRYLELGIFGISPFESLDADGVGRLVRIATDEGRAARPGLKLGVCGEHGGDPESVHFFHEVGLDYVSCSPFRVPVARLEAGRAVIESTGSDSR, encoded by the coding sequence TTGACAGCTCAGCAGACGGCGGGACAGAAGTACGTCTACGACTTCACCGAGGGCAACAAGGATCTCAAGGACCTGCTAGGTGGCAAGGGCGCGAACCTGGCCGAGATGACGAACCTCGGACTGCCCGTACCACCCGGGTTCACCATCAGCACCGAAGCCTGCCAGGCGTACCTGAGCACCGGGGACCAGCCCGACGGACTGGCCGACGAGATCGACGCGCACCTGGCCGCGCTGGAGCAGACGATGGGCAAGCGGCTCGGCGACCCGGCCGACCCCCTGCTGGTCTCGGTCCGCTCCGGGGCCAAGTTCTCGATGCCCGGGATGATGGAGACGGTGCTCAACGTCGGGCTCAACGACGCCAGCGTGGCCGGGCTGGCCGCCCAGGCCGGCGGCAACGAGCGGTTCGCCTGGGATTCCTACCGCCGGCTGATCCAGATGTTCGGCAAGACCGTCTGCGACGTGCCGGGCGAGGACTTCGAGCACGCGCTCGACGACGCCAAGCGGGCCCGGGGTACCGAGGACGACCTCGACCTCGACGCGGACGACCTGCGGGCACTCGTCGACACGTACAAGACGATTTTCCGCAAGCACACCGGGCGCGACTTCCCGCAACCGCCCCGGGAGCAGCTCGCCCTCGCCGTCAACGCGGTCTTCGCGTCGTGGAACGCCGAGCGGGCCGTGCTCTACCGCCGGCAGGAGCGGATCCCGGCCGACCTCGGCACCGCGGTCAACGTCGTGGCGATGGTCTTCGGCAACCTCGGCCCGGACTCCGGCACCGGAGTGGCGTTCACCCGCGACCCGGCCAGCGGATCGCAGGGCATCTACGGCGACTACCTGGCCAACGCCCAGGGCGAGGACGTGGTGGCCGGGATCCGCAACACCGTACCGCTGCAACAGCTCGAAGAGCTGAACAAGCCGGCGTACGACGAGTTGCTGGCCATCATGGCCAAACTGGAGGAGCACTACCGCGACCTCTGCGACATCGAGTTCACCATCGAGCGCGGCAAGCTCTGGATGCTCCAGACCCGGGTCGGCAAACGGACCGCCGCCGCCGCGTTCGTGATCGCCGCCCAGCTCGTCGACGAGGGCCTGATCGACCTGGACGAGGCGCTGCACCGGGTCAACGGCGCCCAGCTCGCCCAGCTGATGTTCCCCCGGTTCAGACTCGACGACGACCCGACCCCGCTGGCCAGGGGGATCGGCGCCTCGCCGGGGGCCGCCGTCGGCCAGGTGGTCTTCGAGGGAAAGCGGGCGGTCGAACTGGCCGAGGCCGGCGAGGACGTCATCCTGGTCCGCCGGGAGACCAACCCGGACGACCTGCCCGGCATGATCGCCTCACGCGGCATCCTCACCTCGCGCGGCGGCAAGACCAGCCACGCCGCCGTGGTGGCCCGGGGGATGGGCAAGACCTGCGTCTGCGGTGCCGACGCACTCGACGTGGACGTACGGGCCCGGAAGTTCACCGTGCACGGGCAGACCGTCGCCGAGGGGGATGTCGTCTCGATCGACGGCACCACCGGCAAGGTCTACCTCGGCGAGGTGCCGGTCTGGCCCTCCGAGGTGGTGCGCTACTTCGAGGGCAGCGTGGACGGCGAGACCACTGAAGATCCGCTGGTGGCCGCCGTACACCGGATCATGGCGCACGCCGACGCCAAGCGGCGGCTGGGCGTGCGGGCGAACGCCGACACCGGCGAGGACGCGGCCCGGGCCCGGCGGTTCGGGGCCGAGGGGATCGGTCTGTGCCGCACCGAGCACATGTTCCTCGGCGACCGGCGCGCGCTCGTCGAGCGGCTGATCCTGGCCCGCACCGACGACGAGCGGCGGGCGGCGCTTGCCGAACTGCTGCCGTTGCAGCGGGCCGACTTCGTCGAGGTCCTCCGGGCGATGGACGGCCAGCCGGTCACCGTCCGGCTGATCGACCCGCCGCTGCACGAGTTCCTGCCCTCGCTGGAGGAACTGGCCGTGCACGTCGCGGTCGCGCACGAGCGCGGCGAGGACGCCGCCCGGGACGAGGCGCTGCTCAGCGCCGTACGCCGGATGCACGAGCAGAACCCGATGCTGGGCCTGCGCGGCGTCCGGCTCGGCCTGGTCATCCCGGGCCTGTTCGCCATGCAGGTCCGGGCGATCGTCGAGGCGGCGGTGCAGCTGGCCAGGGCCGGCGGCAGCCCGAAGCCGGAGATCATGGTCCCGCTTGTCGGCGCGGTGCAGGAACTGGAGACGGTACGCACCGAAGCGGAGAAGATCATCGCGGAGGTGACCCGGGAGCAGGCCGTCGAGGTGCTGATCGGCACCATGATCGAGGTACCCCGGGCGGCACTGACCGCCGGCCAGATCGCCGAGGCCGCCGAGTTCTTCTCCTTCGGCACCAACGACCTGACCCAGATGGGCTGGGGCTTCTCCCGGGACGACGTGGAGGGCGCGTTCTTCTGGCGCTACCTGGAACTGGGCATCTTCGGCATCTCACCGTTCGAGTCGCTCGACGCCGACGGGGTCGGCCGGCTCGTCCGGATCGCCACCGACGAGGGCCGGGCGGCCCGCCCCGGGCTCAAGCTCGGGGTCTGCGGCGAGCACGGCGGCGACCCGGAGTCGGTGCACTTCTTCCACGAGGTGGGGCTGGACTACGTCTCCTGCTCGCCGTTCCGGGTGCCGGTGGCCCGGTTGGAGGCCGGCCGCGCGGTGATCGAGTCCACCGGCTCCGACAGCCGCTGA
- a CDS encoding beta-N-acetylhexosaminidase → MRPTAFPSRTPLGNPGDAPPRLTDVLPAPARVEPAAGVEFILTPGTTIRTSPGPEAGAVGRQLAELLRRPTGYPLPVVTAGRSDPPGGITLLLTGDRTAPDRSGRPRAGGGSPEDYRLLETEGYRLEISAAGVVVRAGTAAGLFYGVQTLRQLLPAKIESARRQPGPWAIPGGTIDDRPRFGYRGAMLDVARHFFAVPHVLRFVDHLARYKLNHLHLHLTDDQGWRIAVDSWPRLASVGGATEVDGGPGGYYTKEQYAEIVAYAAARHVTVVPEIDLPGHTNAALNAYGELAPDSVAPPEYTGTDVGFSAVAVDNERTYRFVDDVLGEIAALTPGRYLHIGGDEAFTLDRAAYTRFMNRVQRIVTGHGKRVLGWHQLAVAEPSAGRVVQYWGTTDEDPTVAAAVRDGAKLLLSPGNRSYLDMKYSSTTPLGKDWAGLVEVRDAYDWDPGNYLAGVPAEAVLGVEAPLWTETIRSVADIEFMTFPRLPAIAELGWSPAEMLDWADFRLRLAGQGLRWSTAGITFHRSPNVPWKGAPVVPEPRAGGSTAGAPGATAQAAADGGPPPADDQPPVPIA, encoded by the coding sequence GTGCGACCTACCGCCTTTCCCTCTCGGACCCCTCTCGGCAACCCCGGCGACGCTCCACCCCGGCTCACCGACGTGCTGCCCGCCCCCGCCCGGGTCGAGCCGGCCGCCGGAGTCGAGTTCATCCTGACCCCCGGCACGACGATCCGGACCAGTCCCGGCCCCGAGGCGGGCGCCGTCGGGCGCCAGCTGGCCGAGCTGCTGCGCCGCCCCACCGGCTACCCGCTGCCGGTGGTCACCGCCGGCCGGTCCGACCCGCCGGGCGGGATCACCCTGCTGCTGACCGGCGACCGGACGGCACCGGACCGGTCCGGGCGGCCGAGGGCCGGTGGAGGTTCACCCGAGGACTACCGGCTGCTGGAGACCGAGGGCTACCGGCTGGAAATCAGCGCCGCCGGCGTGGTCGTCCGGGCCGGCACCGCGGCCGGGCTCTTCTACGGGGTGCAGACGCTGCGCCAGCTGCTGCCGGCGAAGATCGAGTCGGCCCGGCGGCAGCCCGGCCCGTGGGCGATCCCCGGCGGCACGATCGACGACCGCCCCCGGTTCGGCTACCGGGGCGCGATGCTCGACGTGGCCCGGCACTTCTTCGCCGTACCGCACGTGCTGCGCTTCGTCGACCACCTGGCCCGGTACAAGCTCAACCACCTGCACCTGCACCTCACCGACGACCAGGGCTGGCGGATCGCCGTCGACTCGTGGCCGAGGCTGGCCAGCGTCGGCGGCGCCACCGAGGTGGACGGCGGCCCCGGCGGCTACTACACCAAGGAGCAGTACGCCGAGATCGTCGCGTACGCCGCCGCCCGGCACGTCACGGTGGTGCCCGAGATCGACCTGCCCGGACACACCAACGCGGCCCTTAACGCGTACGGCGAACTCGCCCCGGACAGTGTCGCGCCGCCGGAGTACACCGGCACCGACGTCGGGTTCAGCGCGGTGGCCGTGGACAACGAGCGGACCTACCGGTTCGTCGACGACGTGCTCGGCGAGATCGCCGCGCTCACCCCGGGCCGGTACCTGCACATCGGCGGCGACGAGGCATTCACCCTGGACCGGGCCGCCTACACCCGGTTCATGAACAGGGTCCAGCGGATCGTCACCGGGCACGGCAAGCGGGTGCTCGGCTGGCACCAGCTCGCCGTCGCCGAGCCCAGCGCCGGCCGGGTCGTCCAGTACTGGGGCACCACCGACGAGGACCCGACGGTGGCGGCGGCGGTCCGGGACGGCGCGAAACTGCTGCTCTCCCCCGGCAACCGCAGCTACCTCGACATGAAGTACTCCTCGACGACCCCACTGGGCAAGGACTGGGCCGGGCTGGTCGAGGTGCGCGACGCGTACGACTGGGATCCCGGCAACTACCTGGCCGGGGTGCCGGCCGAGGCGGTGCTCGGGGTCGAGGCACCACTGTGGACGGAGACGATCCGTAGCGTCGCCGACATCGAGTTCATGACCTTCCCCCGGCTGCCGGCCATCGCCGAGCTGGGCTGGTCACCTGCCGAGATGCTGGACTGGGCCGACTTCCGGCTGCGGCTGGCCGGCCAGGGTCTGCGGTGGAGCACGGCGGGGATCACCTTCCACCGCTCGCCGAACGTGCCGTGGAAGGGCGCTCCGGTCGTACCCGAGCCCAGGGCCGGCGGATCGACGGCGGGTGCACCTGGTGCGACGGCGCAGGCCGCTGCCGACGGCGGCCCGCCGCCCGCCGACGACCAGCCGCCGGTGCCGATCGCCTGA
- the lepB gene encoding signal peptidase I: MRTLATADAADAASADAADAAVREPRLRRIARAVLTRAVHGRAEVAPGDARGVRSGAAGTWGAAILGEFDETSGSWEAVRWAASGVWLSWRERRPGRRLFVQVAAVLWPDNRRRRLLVAGSAAALLGVLLGQFLLAVRYVPSISMEPTLQVGDRVVADRWLVRLTGADRGDLVLLRVPDQPAGRVDGRALSDGKPETFVVRVLGLPGDQMSCVDGHLWRNGAPVDEPYLAAGSRTDCRPVTVPPDGVYLLGDHREGAADSRIWGPVDADDVVGRVFLRTWPVTRVGPVH; this comes from the coding sequence ATGCGCACCCTCGCGACCGCCGATGCCGCCGATGCGGCGAGCGCCGATGCCGCCGATGCCGCCGTCCGGGAACCGCGCCTGCGGCGGATCGCCCGGGCCGTCCTGACCCGGGCGGTGCACGGGCGGGCCGAGGTGGCACCGGGCGATGCCCGAGGAGTCCGGTCCGGTGCGGCCGGAACCTGGGGTGCCGCGATCCTCGGCGAGTTCGACGAGACCTCGGGAAGCTGGGAGGCGGTGCGCTGGGCGGCCAGCGGTGTCTGGCTCTCCTGGCGGGAGCGCCGTCCCGGGCGACGGCTGTTCGTGCAGGTCGCGGCGGTGCTCTGGCCCGACAACCGCCGGCGCCGGCTGCTGGTCGCCGGAAGCGCGGCGGCGCTGCTGGGCGTACTGCTCGGCCAGTTCCTGCTGGCTGTCCGCTACGTACCCAGCATCAGCATGGAGCCGACCCTGCAGGTCGGGGACCGGGTCGTGGCGGACCGGTGGCTCGTCCGGCTGACCGGGGCGGACCGTGGCGACCTGGTGCTGCTCCGGGTCCCGGACCAGCCAGCCGGCCGAGTCGACGGAAGGGCGTTGTCCGACGGGAAGCCGGAGACCTTCGTGGTCCGGGTACTCGGACTGCCCGGAGATCAGATGTCCTGTGTGGACGGACACCTGTGGCGCAACGGTGCGCCGGTCGACGAGCCCTACCTGGCGGCCGGCAGCCGCACCGACTGCCGCCCGGTCACCGTACCGCCGGATGGTGTCTACCTGCTGGGCGACCACCGCGAGGGCGCCGCCGACTCCCGGATCTGGGGACCGGTGGATGCCGACGACGTCGTCGGCCGGGTCTTCCTGCGCACCTGGCCGGTCACCCGAGTCGGGCCGGTGCACTGA